From the genome of Methylomonas sp. UP202, one region includes:
- the rsmA gene encoding 16S rRNA (adenine(1518)-N(6)/adenine(1519)-N(6))-dimethyltransferase RsmA, giving the protein MTHQPRKRFGQNFLHDSAIINNILAHAHPAAGEHWVEIGPGLGALTKPLLDSGIRLDVVELDRDLVARLQKQYAGRAELTIHSADALTFDFAALAQPGEKLRVIGNLPYNISTPLMFHLVENTRCIEDMHFMLQKEVVERICAEPGGKQYGRLSVMMQYFCETEALFDVPPESFDPAPKVMSAIVRLAPHARAPVDVANFRNFSQLVGQAFTQRRKTVRNSLKGLVGPELFERLGIDANLRAESISLAEFAQLANHADFPAENP; this is encoded by the coding sequence ATGACTCACCAGCCCCGTAAACGCTTCGGCCAAAACTTCTTGCACGATTCCGCGATCATCAACAATATCTTGGCGCACGCCCACCCGGCAGCCGGCGAGCACTGGGTCGAGATCGGTCCCGGCTTGGGCGCGCTGACCAAACCCTTGCTGGACAGCGGCATCCGGCTCGACGTCGTCGAACTGGACCGCGATCTGGTCGCCCGCCTGCAAAAACAATACGCCGGCCGCGCCGAACTGACGATACACAGCGCCGACGCCCTGACTTTCGACTTCGCCGCGCTCGCCCAACCCGGCGAGAAGTTGCGCGTCATCGGCAATCTGCCCTACAACATCTCGACGCCGCTGATGTTCCATTTAGTGGAAAACACCCGTTGTATCGAAGACATGCATTTCATGCTGCAGAAGGAAGTCGTCGAGCGGATCTGCGCCGAGCCGGGCGGAAAACAATACGGCCGCCTCAGCGTGATGATGCAGTATTTCTGCGAAACCGAAGCGTTATTCGACGTCCCGCCGGAAAGTTTCGATCCGGCACCCAAAGTGATGTCGGCCATCGTCCGACTGGCGCCGCACGCACGAGCACCGGTCGACGTCGCGAATTTCCGCAATTTCTCGCAACTGGTCGGCCAGGCCTTCACCCAACGCCGCAAAACCGTTCGCAACTCGCTGAAGGGCTTGGTCGGTCCCGAACTGTTCGAGCGACTGGGCATCGACGCCAATTTACGCGCCGAGTCGATCTCGCTGGCCGAGTTTGCACAACTGGCCAACCATGCCGATTTTCCAGCAGAAAATCCTTGA
- the nifV gene encoding homocitrate synthase yields MTFPARSIVIDDTTLRDGEQSAGVVFSLDEKLNIAKQLAELGVPELEIGIPAMGEQEREEIKAIAALGLSSHLLVWSRMRQEDLQHCLGLGVDTVDLSISASDQHIQHKLKQSRAWVLATIDRCVKAALDAGMRVCVGAEDASRADSDFLAQMAETAQAAGACRIRFADTVGVMEPFGVHDAIRKLRAVTDMDIEMHAHDDLGLATANTLAAALAGATHVNTTVNGLGERAGNAALEEVVVGLKQLYGIESSVDLRNFPALSHRVATASGDTIGSRKSLIGRDVFSHEAGIHVDGLLKDPANYQGVDPALVGRSHQLVLGKHSGSQGVVHAYRQLGIQINRWQAGRLLPMIRQFVSVNKRAPQSADLNQFLHSL; encoded by the coding sequence ATGACATTTCCCGCTCGTTCCATCGTAATCGACGATACCACGCTCCGCGACGGCGAACAGTCGGCCGGTGTCGTGTTCTCGCTGGACGAAAAGCTGAATATCGCCAAACAACTGGCCGAACTAGGCGTGCCCGAGTTGGAAATCGGCATCCCGGCGATGGGCGAGCAAGAGCGGGAAGAGATCAAAGCCATTGCCGCGTTGGGCTTGTCCAGTCATTTGCTGGTGTGGTCGCGGATGCGTCAGGAAGATTTACAACACTGTTTGGGCTTGGGTGTCGATACCGTCGATTTGTCGATTTCGGCTTCGGACCAGCACATTCAGCACAAACTGAAACAAAGCCGCGCCTGGGTGTTGGCAACGATAGATCGTTGCGTCAAGGCGGCGCTGGATGCCGGCATGCGAGTTTGCGTCGGTGCCGAGGATGCTTCCCGCGCCGATAGCGATTTCCTGGCGCAAATGGCCGAAACGGCGCAAGCCGCCGGTGCTTGCCGAATCCGGTTCGCCGATACCGTCGGCGTGATGGAGCCGTTCGGCGTTCACGACGCGATTCGCAAGCTGCGGGCCGTGACCGACATGGACATCGAAATGCATGCCCACGACGATCTGGGTTTGGCGACCGCCAACACCTTGGCCGCCGCGCTAGCCGGAGCGACTCACGTAAATACCACCGTCAACGGTTTGGGCGAACGCGCCGGCAATGCCGCGCTAGAGGAAGTCGTGGTCGGCTTGAAGCAACTGTATGGTATCGAGTCCAGCGTCGATTTACGCAATTTTCCGGCCTTGTCTCATCGAGTGGCGACCGCGTCGGGCGACACGATAGGCAGTCGCAAAAGCCTGATCGGTCGCGACGTGTTCAGTCACGAAGCCGGCATCCATGTCGATGGTTTGTTGAAAGATCCCGCGAACTATCAAGGTGTCGATCCGGCGCTGGTCGGCCGCAGTCATCAATTGGTGCTGGGCAAGCATTCCGGCAGCCAAGGCGTCGTCCACGCCTACCGGCAACTCGGTATCCAGATTAACCGCTGGCAGGCCGGCCGTCTGCTACCGATGATCCGGCAATTCGTCAGCGTCAACAAACGCGCGCCGCAATCGGCCGATCTGAATCAGTTTTTACATAGCCTATAA
- the nifM gene encoding nitrogen fixation protein NifM, with product MNQTADVKIEPYTLLRAALNLFKKAPAELEQPQLKQVEIQARNEFEIENRVLSSDEATGVVISDIELERAYQDVRGRFEDEDGFIAALEANHLDEQALRSALHRQCRVNTVLERVAARAPKVNEVEIGIFYHSHPEKFHKPEQRKARHIVISINPDFPENTREKALERMTEVLETLHRKPHKFADLALKHSECPTAMQGGELGTVAAGVLYPELDAVLFALKEGGFSDVVETEMGFHVIQCLKIIPAETLSLKKATPKIQQIMQDRYRRNCQRTWLASLPAIKRSV from the coding sequence ATGAACCAGACGGCGGACGTCAAAATAGAGCCCTATACTTTGCTGCGAGCGGCGTTGAACCTGTTCAAGAAAGCGCCGGCCGAACTTGAGCAACCACAGTTGAAGCAAGTCGAGATACAGGCCCGCAACGAATTCGAAATCGAGAACCGGGTGTTGAGCTCCGACGAGGCCACCGGGGTGGTGATTTCCGATATCGAACTGGAAAGGGCTTATCAGGACGTGCGCGGTCGTTTCGAGGACGAAGACGGTTTTATCGCGGCCTTGGAGGCCAATCATCTGGACGAACAGGCGTTGCGGAGCGCCTTACATCGGCAATGTCGGGTCAATACGGTACTTGAGCGCGTCGCGGCGCGGGCGCCGAAGGTTAACGAGGTCGAGATCGGCATTTTCTACCACTCGCATCCCGAGAAATTTCACAAACCCGAGCAACGCAAGGCTCGGCATATCGTGATCAGCATCAATCCGGATTTTCCGGAAAACACTCGGGAGAAAGCCCTGGAGCGGATGACCGAGGTACTCGAAACGCTGCATCGCAAGCCGCATAAATTCGCCGATCTGGCCTTGAAGCATTCGGAGTGTCCGACCGCGATGCAAGGCGGAGAGCTGGGTACCGTGGCGGCCGGTGTGTTATATCCGGAACTCGACGCGGTCTTGTTCGCGCTTAAGGAAGGCGGCTTTAGCGATGTTGTGGAGACCGAAATGGGCTTTCACGTGATTCAATGCCTAAAAATCATCCCGGCGGAAACGCTGTCGTTGAAGAAAGCAACCCCAAAGATTCAGCAAATCATGCAGGATCGTTATCGCAGAAACTGCCAGCGCACTTGGTTGGCCAGTCTGCCCGCAATCAAGAGGAGTGTTTAA
- the clpX gene encoding ATP-dependent Clp protease ATP-binding subunit ClpX → MVKEPKHCSFCGIEASASVPMIAGTEGYICEACVTLASQVVSSWGKKKELADMQGPLPKPKEMKKMLDQYVIGQDLAKEILSVAVYNHYKRLKHETSKTGGLGDADPKVEIGKSNILMIGPSGTGKTLLASTLAKIVGVPFAVADATTLTQAGYVGDDVENILVRLLDVADGQISKAEWGIVYIDEVDKIARSPEQAFGTRDVSGEGVQQALLRLVEGSQVKVPTKGRRKDHSGSDSVMVDTSNILFIAGGAFPGLEKHVEKRLQPPKTAIGFHAEVSNPDDKPTLEAMLNATQPDDLKRFGLIPEFIGRFPVLAPLEPLDVDALIQVLTEPKNALVKQYQQLFAFDDVELELTQDALVEIAEKAIARNTGARGLRGIMEHVLRKTMFELPSKDNVTRCIVNAEVIRGEAEIQVVERDNPDEPDLQRSSAG, encoded by the coding sequence ATGGTAAAAGAACCCAAGCATTGTTCGTTTTGCGGCATAGAAGCGTCAGCCTCGGTGCCTATGATCGCGGGCACCGAAGGTTACATCTGCGAAGCCTGTGTTACGTTGGCTAGCCAGGTGGTTTCCAGCTGGGGCAAGAAGAAGGAACTGGCCGACATGCAAGGCCCGTTGCCCAAGCCCAAGGAAATGAAAAAAATGCTCGATCAATACGTGATCGGGCAAGATTTGGCCAAGGAAATTCTGTCGGTCGCCGTTTACAATCACTACAAGCGCCTCAAGCACGAGACCAGCAAAACCGGCGGTTTGGGCGATGCCGACCCGAAAGTCGAAATCGGCAAATCCAACATCTTGATGATAGGCCCCTCAGGCACCGGTAAAACCCTGTTGGCCAGTACCTTGGCGAAAATCGTCGGCGTGCCCTTCGCGGTGGCCGATGCGACGACGCTGACTCAGGCCGGCTACGTCGGCGACGATGTCGAAAACATCCTGGTACGTTTGCTGGACGTGGCCGACGGCCAGATCAGCAAGGCCGAGTGGGGTATCGTCTACATCGACGAAGTAGACAAGATCGCGCGCAGTCCCGAGCAAGCCTTCGGTACCCGAGACGTGTCCGGCGAAGGCGTGCAGCAAGCGTTGTTGCGTTTGGTGGAAGGCTCGCAAGTCAAGGTGCCGACCAAAGGGCGCCGTAAGGACCACAGCGGCAGCGATTCGGTGATGGTCGATACCAGCAATATTCTGTTCATCGCCGGCGGTGCGTTTCCCGGCTTGGAAAAGCACGTCGAAAAACGCTTGCAACCGCCGAAAACCGCGATCGGCTTCCACGCCGAAGTCAGCAATCCCGACGACAAGCCGACCCTGGAAGCGATGTTGAACGCCACCCAGCCGGACGATTTGAAACGTTTCGGTTTGATTCCGGAATTCATCGGTCGCTTCCCGGTCTTGGCGCCGCTGGAACCGCTGGACGTCGACGCGTTGATTCAGGTGTTGACCGAACCGAAAAACGCGCTGGTCAAGCAATATCAGCAATTGTTCGCCTTCGACGACGTCGAGTTGGAGCTGACCCAAGACGCCTTGGTGGAAATCGCCGAGAAAGCCATCGCCCGCAATACCGGGGCGCGCGGTTTACGCGGCATCATGGAACACGTCTTGCGTAAAACCATGTTCGAGTTGCCATCCAAGGATAACGTGACTCGCTGTATCGTCAATGCCGAAGTCATCCGCGGCGAAGCGGAAATTCAGGTGGTCGAGCGCGACAATCCGGACGAACCCGATTTGCAACGCTCGTCGGCGGGCTAA
- the adk gene encoding adenylate kinase gives MRIILLGSPGSGKGTQAQFITEKYAIPQISTGDMLRAAVREGTPLGLEAKKVMDTGGLVSDDIILGLIKERIAQADCANGFLLDGFPRTIAQAEGLANMGVELDYVVEIAVDDEEIIKRMSGRRVHPASGRSYHVVFNPPKAEGIDDVTGEALIQRDDDREDTVRKRLCVYHEQTKPLVGFYSAPGQSAKFASIAGVGSVQDITDKLFAALA, from the coding sequence ATGCGTATCATCCTGTTAGGTAGTCCAGGTTCAGGTAAAGGCACCCAGGCCCAGTTCATCACCGAGAAATATGCCATTCCGCAAATCTCGACCGGTGACATGCTGCGCGCCGCGGTCCGCGAAGGTACGCCGCTAGGCCTGGAAGCCAAAAAAGTGATGGATACCGGCGGCCTGGTCTCCGACGACATCATTTTGGGACTAATCAAGGAACGCATCGCCCAAGCCGACTGCGCCAACGGCTTTCTGCTGGACGGCTTCCCACGCACCATCGCTCAAGCCGAAGGGCTGGCGAACATGGGTGTTGAGCTGGATTACGTGGTCGAAATCGCCGTCGATGACGAGGAAATCATCAAACGCATGAGCGGCCGCCGGGTGCATCCGGCCTCGGGCCGCAGTTACCACGTCGTGTTCAATCCGCCGAAAGCCGAAGGCATCGACGACGTCACCGGCGAAGCGCTGATCCAACGCGACGACGACCGGGAAGACACGGTGCGCAAGCGCCTATGCGTCTACCACGAACAAACCAAGCCGCTGGTCGGCTTTTATTCTGCGCCGGGACAATCCGCCAAATTCGCCTCGATTGCCGGCGTCGGTTCGGTGCAAGACATCACCGACAAATTGTTCGCTGCATTGGCGTAG
- the cysE gene encoding serine O-acetyltransferase — MMFFSPSRIAATPGLWRDWREDVACVFARDPAARGWLEVLLAYPGVHAVLLYRVTHRLWLADWKLTARLLAAFARWLTNVDIHPGATIGKRFFIDHGACVVIGETAEIGNDVTMYHGVTLGGTTWNKEKRHPTLGDNVLIGAGAKILGAITLGNNVRVGANSVVIKDVPACCTVIGIPGRIIQQKGVKIQDPRGIDLDHHLVPDPVGKAINCLVERLDELENNQKRFVVAEETCGSCEAEGVCHGEESPVKLRTAAGGK; from the coding sequence ATGATGTTCTTCTCGCCCTCCCGCATCGCTGCCACACCCGGCTTATGGCGGGATTGGCGGGAAGACGTGGCCTGCGTATTCGCTCGCGATCCCGCCGCGCGCGGTTGGTTGGAAGTCTTGTTGGCCTATCCCGGCGTGCACGCGGTATTGCTATACCGGGTCACTCACCGTTTATGGTTGGCCGACTGGAAGTTGACGGCCCGATTGTTGGCTGCGTTCGCCCGCTGGCTGACCAACGTCGATATCCATCCGGGCGCTACGATAGGTAAGCGCTTTTTCATCGATCATGGCGCTTGCGTCGTGATTGGCGAGACCGCCGAAATTGGTAACGACGTGACGATGTACCACGGCGTGACCTTGGGCGGTACCACTTGGAACAAGGAAAAACGCCACCCGACGCTCGGCGACAACGTACTAATTGGAGCCGGCGCCAAAATACTCGGCGCGATCACGCTCGGTAACAATGTCCGGGTGGGCGCCAACTCGGTGGTCATCAAGGACGTACCGGCCTGCTGTACCGTGATTGGGATTCCCGGCCGGATCATTCAGCAAAAAGGCGTGAAGATTCAAGATCCGCGCGGTATCGATCTGGATCACCACCTGGTCCCCGATCCGGTCGGTAAAGCCATCAACTGTCTGGTTGAGCGTTTGGACGAGCTGGAAAACAATCAGAAACGTTTCGTGGTGGCCGAGGAAACCTGCGGCAGCTGCGAGGCGGAAGGGGTTTGCCACGGCGAAGAATCGCCGGTCAAACTGCGAACCGCGGCGGGTGGCAAATAA
- a CDS encoding nitrogen fixation protein NifZ, producing MIEERFDEERFEFGEAVRVTRNVRNDGTYPGMEIGDLLIRRGSVGNVIEVGTFLQDQVIYTVHFLNHGRMVGCRAEELISADAVWKPSRFEFRDKVKCTIDLGVQGNVIAAKGSDGEILKVLRETEPLQYHVRFPGRTLQVPESVLEPADPSKFREPEE from the coding sequence ATGATAGAAGAACGCTTCGACGAAGAACGCTTCGAATTCGGCGAAGCCGTTCGGGTCACCCGTAACGTGCGCAACGACGGCACCTATCCCGGCATGGAAATCGGCGATTTGCTGATACGGCGGGGTAGTGTCGGCAACGTCATCGAAGTCGGCACTTTTTTGCAGGACCAGGTGATTTACACCGTGCACTTCCTGAACCACGGCCGCATGGTCGGTTGTCGGGCCGAAGAGTTGATCTCGGCCGACGCGGTTTGGAAGCCCAGTCGCTTCGAGTTTCGCGACAAGGTCAAATGCACGATAGACCTGGGCGTGCAAGGCAACGTCATCGCCGCCAAGGGTAGCGACGGCGAGATATTGAAGGTGCTGCGCGAAACCGAACCCTTGCAATACCACGTGCGCTTTCCCGGCCGAACCCTGCAAGTGCCGGAGAGCGTGTTGGAACCGGCCGATCCGAGCAAGTTCCGCGAACCGGAGGAGTAA
- the grxD gene encoding Grx4 family monothiol glutaredoxin: MSTQTTKEKILQQLAENPVIIYMKGVPSAPECGFSAKAVGILNETKVPFTYVNVMKAPFIRERLPSVSKWPTFPQLFINGELIGGADIVESMYNDGSLLPLLQAAVTPADPVAASQTITHSEVEALILSAYPGAKIEIEGQGCDLGIVVVSELFAGQTMIKQHQGVMETLSEPLASGRLHAVTLKTFTPEQQAAQQPAANPGLLQIQL; the protein is encoded by the coding sequence ATGAGCACTCAAACCACCAAAGAAAAGATCTTGCAACAATTGGCCGAAAACCCGGTGATTATTTATATGAAAGGCGTGCCCAGCGCGCCCGAATGCGGTTTTTCGGCGAAAGCGGTCGGTATCTTGAATGAAACCAAGGTGCCGTTTACCTACGTTAACGTGATGAAAGCGCCGTTCATTCGCGAACGTTTGCCTTCGGTCTCGAAATGGCCAACCTTTCCGCAATTATTCATCAACGGCGAACTGATTGGTGGGGCCGACATCGTGGAATCGATGTACAACGACGGCAGCTTGCTACCGTTGCTGCAAGCGGCGGTGACGCCGGCCGATCCGGTTGCCGCCAGCCAAACCATTACCCATTCCGAAGTCGAAGCCTTGATTCTGAGCGCCTATCCCGGCGCCAAAATCGAAATCGAGGGCCAGGGCTGCGACTTGGGTATCGTCGTCGTCAGCGAACTGTTTGCCGGGCAGACTATGATTAAGCAACATCAAGGCGTCATGGAAACCCTGAGCGAGCCGTTGGCTTCCGGCCGTTTGCACGCGGTGACGCTGAAGACGTTTACGCCGGAACAACAAGCCGCGCAGCAACCGGCCGCCAATCCGGGCTTGCTGCAAATTCAACTTTAA
- a CDS encoding nitrogenase-stabilizing/protective protein NifW — protein MSFEEEMEEMEAAEDFLVYFGLEYDATVVHVNRLHILQRFHDYLSQAKSSMPEDEDAMREVYKKLLQRAYGDFVGSDAQTEKVFKVFKMMEPQTVFVSLGDIKT, from the coding sequence ATGAGTTTTGAAGAAGAAATGGAAGAGATGGAAGCCGCCGAGGACTTCCTGGTGTATTTCGGGCTGGAATACGACGCGACCGTGGTTCACGTCAATCGGCTGCACATTTTGCAACGTTTCCACGATTATCTGAGCCAAGCCAAGAGCAGCATGCCGGAAGACGAAGATGCGATGCGGGAAGTGTATAAAAAACTATTGCAACGCGCTTACGGCGATTTCGTCGGCTCCGACGCGCAAACCGAGAAGGTTTTCAAAGTCTTCAAGATGATGGAACCGCAAACCGTATTCGTATCACTGGGCGATATAAAAACATGA